A DNA window from Gigantopelta aegis isolate Gae_Host chromosome 4, Gae_host_genome, whole genome shotgun sequence contains the following coding sequences:
- the LOC121371000 gene encoding outer dense fiber protein 3-like isoform X2, translated as MACKCEVTQSTWQPTRPRGPIAAMYASPGPQYQLPGLVGGNFHDPRSVHNKRPIYSFGIRHGKFSDDSSPGPAYYPDSKMYRDGKDGTPHYSLHSRHRDFTMAKTPGPGAYRPEEAGPTAAKSAPKYSFGSRHRSRGTDQTPGPNVYNLPPMLGKTAQGGKKQAPIFSLTGRSKIGSFHEDMQKTPGPANYSVCNPNLYREKKPQYSLTSRNPMPSDTTTKPGPGAHSPEKVRFNRRSAPAFTFGVKHSPYMCPLIADPAD; from the exons ATGGCTTGCAAGTGTGAAGTGACACAGTCCACATGGCAGCCGACTCGCCCTCGGGGGCCGATAGCTGCCATGTACGCCAGTCCTGGACCTCAATACCAGCTTCCCGGACTGGTAGGTGGTAACTTTCACGATCCCAGGAGTGTACACAACAAGCGGCCCATCTACTCATTTGGCATCCGACACGGGAAGTTCAGCGATGACAGCAGTCCAGGCCCCGCGTACTACCCCGACTCGAAAATGTACCGCGATGGAAAGGACGGCACTCCTCACTATTCACTGCATAGCCGTCACAGAGATTTCACCATGGCTAAGACTCCAGGCCCAGGAGCGTACCGCCCCGAGGAAGCAGGACCCACAGCTGCCAAGTCCGCACCTAAGTATTCTTTCGGAAGTCGACACCGCAGTCGAGGAACTGATCAAACACCAG GTCCAAATGTGTACAATCTACCACCAATGCTTGGAAAGACTGCACAGGGTGGGAAGAAGCAAGCtcccatattttcattaactgGTCGAAGCAAGATTGGCAGCTTCCACGAAGACATGcaaaag acTCCTGGACCTGCCAACTACAGCGTGTGTAATCCCAACCTGTATCGTGAGAAGAAACCCCAGTACAGTCTTACCTCAAGAAACCCCATGCCGTCAGACACCACCACAAAACCAGGCCCAGGCGCCCACTCACCAGAAAAA GTTCGTTTCAACCGAAGATCAGCCCCGGCATTCACTTTCGGTGTCAAACATTCCCCATATATGTGTCCGCTTATTGCTGACCCTGCAGACTAA
- the LOC121371000 gene encoding outer dense fiber protein 3-like isoform X1 gives MACKCEVTQSTWQPTRPRGPIAAMYASPGPQYQLPGLVGGNFHDPRSVHNKRPIYSFGIRHGKFSDDSSPGPAYYPDSKMYRDGKDGTPHYSLHSRHRDFTMAKTPGPGAYRPEEAGPTAAKSAPKYSFGSRHRSRGTDQTPGPNVYNLPPMLGKTAQGGKKQAPIFSLTGRSKIGSFHEDMQKTPGPANYSVCNPNLYREKKPQYSLTSRNPMPSDTTTKPGPGAHSPEKVCMDKRCDPAFSFGVRHSAYVAPLIVDPID, from the exons ATGGCTTGCAAGTGTGAAGTGACACAGTCCACATGGCAGCCGACTCGCCCTCGGGGGCCGATAGCTGCCATGTACGCCAGTCCTGGACCTCAATACCAGCTTCCCGGACTGGTAGGTGGTAACTTTCACGATCCCAGGAGTGTACACAACAAGCGGCCCATCTACTCATTTGGCATCCGACACGGGAAGTTCAGCGATGACAGCAGTCCAGGCCCCGCGTACTACCCCGACTCGAAAATGTACCGCGATGGAAAGGACGGCACTCCTCACTATTCACTGCATAGCCGTCACAGAGATTTCACCATGGCTAAGACTCCAGGCCCAGGAGCGTACCGCCCCGAGGAAGCAGGACCCACAGCTGCCAAGTCCGCACCTAAGTATTCTTTCGGAAGTCGACACCGCAGTCGAGGAACTGATCAAACACCAG GTCCAAATGTGTACAATCTACCACCAATGCTTGGAAAGACTGCACAGGGTGGGAAGAAGCAAGCtcccatattttcattaactgGTCGAAGCAAGATTGGCAGCTTCCACGAAGACATGcaaaag acTCCTGGACCTGCCAACTACAGCGTGTGTAATCCCAACCTGTATCGTGAGAAGAAACCCCAGTACAGTCTTACCTCAAGAAACCCCATGCCGTCAGACACCACCACAAAACCAGGCCCAGGCGCCCACTCACCAGAAAAA GTGTGCATGGATAAGCGATGCGATCCAGCCTTCAGTTTCGGAGTGCGACACTCGGCTTATGTTGCTCCCCTCATCGTTGATCCTATCGACTAA